In the genome of Pontibacter actiniarum, the window CCCGCGAAATGGAGGCCTTTACCATTGGCGCCACGGCGAAAGTGGCCGTGTCAAGTATAGCCGGGAACAAAGCCGTAGGTGTACTGGCCGATGCGGGAGCTGTTTTTAAGCACCCCGAGAAAGACTTTACGGTGGGCCTGGCGTTTAAGAACGTGGGGTACCAGGTAAAGACCTACGACGGGGGCGAGCGGCAGGAGATGCCGTGGGATGCCCAACTGGGGCTGACGTACAAGCCGGAGCACATGCCCGTGCGGCTTTCGCTCACGGCGCACCGCCTCTACCAGTTCGACATCGTGTACCTGGACCCGAACGCACCGGCCAAGCTGGATGAGAACGGAAATGAAGTGAAGGAGGAGAAGAAGCTGGGGGATAAAATAGCCCGGCATTTTGTGGTAGGCACCGAGTTCGTGTTCAGCAAGAACTTTCAGCTTCGGGCGGGCTATAACCACCTCCGCCGCAAAGAGCTCCGCCTGGATAACAAGGCCGGTGGGGCCGGGTTCTCGCTGGGAGCCATGCTGCGTGTGCGGAACTTTGAGCTGAACTACGGCAGTGCCTTTTTTCATCCCTCAGGAGCCACACACTACATCACCATCGCGACCAGTACCCGCGCGTTCCTGAAAAAGAAGAGTAGTTAATAACCAAACGGCCGTGCGGTTGGTACAAAGCTGTAGGCCGGGTTTGATTTATAAACACAAGAAGAAGACATGTTAGATAATATTGCATCGTTAACGCCAGCCCAGATTGTAGCGGAGCTGGATAAATACATCATCGGGCAGAAAGACGCCAAACGCAACGTGGCCATCGCGCTGCGTAACCGCTGGCGCCGCATGAATGCCGACAAGAGCATCCAGAGTGATATTGTGCCGAACAACATCCTGATGATCGGGGCAACGGGTGTGGGTAAGACGGAGATCGCCCGCCGCCTGGCTAAAATCGCCGATGCGCCTTTTACCAAGGTAGAAGCCTCTAAGTTTACAGAGGTAGGCTACGTGGGCCGCGACGTGGAGAGCATGGTGCGCGACCTGGTGGAGCAGTCGGTGAACATGGTGAAGCAGAAGAAAAAGGAGGAGGTGAAGCAGAAAGCCGCCGAAATGGTGGAAGACATCATCCTGGACGCGCTGATCCCACCGATCCAGGGCCGCTCCGGTAGCCCGGTTTCTACCACCACGGACCCGAACTCCATGCCCGACAACGATTACGAGCTGAACGAGCGCACCCGCGAGAAGTTCCGTGAGAAGATCCGCAACGGCGAGCTCGAAGACCGTAAAATCGAAATCCGCGTGTCGCAAAGCGCTATGCCGGGTATGGGCGTAATGGGGCCTGGTATGGATGAGGCGTCGATGATGAACATCCAGGAGATGATCAGCGGCATGATGCCGAAAAAGACCAAGAAGCGTAAAGTAACCATCGGCGAGGCGCGTAAGATTCTGCTGGAAGAGGAGGCGTCTAAGCTGATTGATATGGACGAGGTAAAGGAGGAGGCAATCTTCAAAGCGGAGAACTCCGGCGTTATCTTTATCGATGAGATAGACAAAGTGGCCAGCGCCAGCAACAAAGGCGGTGGCGGCCCGGATGTGAGCCGCGAGGGAGTGCAGCGAGACCTGTTGCCGATCGTGGAAGGTTCCACGGTGAACACCAAGTACGGCATCATCACCACCGATCATATCCTGTTTATCGCAGCCGGTGCGTTCCACGTGGCCAAGCCTTCCGATCTTATTCCGGAGTTGCAGGGCCGCTTCCCGATCCGTGTGGAGCTGGACAGCCTGACCAAGGATGACTTCTACCAAATCCTGAAGTTCCCGAAAAACGCGCTGACCAAACAGTACGAGGCGCTGCTCTCTTCCGAAGACGTGGAGCTGACGTTTAACGACGAGGCCCTGGACGAGATCGCTTCGATTGCCTACGAGGTGAACACGGAGGTGGAGAACATTGGCGCCCGCCGCTTGCACACTGTTATGAGCCGACTGCTCAACGATATCCTGTTCGACGTGCCGGATAAGATCGGTGCCAACGCGCACATCCTGGTAGACCGTGCCATGGTGCAGGAAAAACTGTCGGGCATGGTGAAAAACCGCGACCTAAGCCAGTACATTCTTTAAGAATGATGAATTCTGAATTATGAAAGACTGCTGGCGCGGAAGTTTCTTCCGCGCCAAAGGTATAAAGGCGAGTCTGTGACTCGCTTATAACAAAAAGGCTGGTGTGGCTGCAAAGGCAGGGGCACCAGCCTTTTTTATTGTAGCGAGTTATACTTGGCCCAGGCATCTGTACCTTCTAAGCGCTACAATCCGTATTTTTAGTTTAGGATTTACAACAACTCATCATCCATAATTGTGAACGCAGTGAACATCTACATCATCACCGGAGCCAGCAAAGGCATAGGCAAGGCATTGGCCGAAGAACTGTTGAAAGACGATAGCAACCATGTGGTGGGCGTATCGCGCACCTGCAGCATCAAACACCCGAACTACCGCCACCAGCCCCTCGACTTCTCGGATGTGGAGGCGGTGGAGCATAACCTGCAGAAAATCTTCCTGCCGTATCCGGAGGCGCAGAAGCTGGTGCTGGTAAACAACGCCGGCGTGCTGGGCGACATTGGCTACGTAGGAGAGGACATGCCGAACGAGCGTTTTGAGTTTGTGTTTGATGTGAACGTGATCGTGCCGGCCATGCTGATGAACACGTTTCTGCAAGTATACCAGCAGCAGCCGGCAAAGAAGGTCGTGGTAAACGTCAGCTCCGGTGCGGGAAAGTACCCCGTAGACGGTTGGGCCAGCTACTGCGCCTCAAAAGCCGCCATCGACATGCTGTCGCAGACCGTGCAGTTGGAGCAGGATAACAGGGCGTCTAACGTAAAGGTGTTCTCGCTTTCTCCGGGCGTGGTGGATACCAGCATGCAAGGGCAGATCAGGGAGATAGATGCCAGCCGCTTTAGTACCGTTGAGAAGTTCCGGCAGTACAAGGCTAACAACGAACTGGCCTCTCCCGAAGAGGTGGCCCGTAAGATGGTCCACTTCCTGCACAACTCAGACAACTACAAAGAGGTGATTGTGTCGGTGCGGGATATGCCATAGCGCCTGCACGAGTTGCTACACCTAGAGGCCTCGCCATGATGGTGAGGCTTTTTTATGGCAGGGGTATTTGTTGTTAAAACGCTGATGCACAAAGTTATAACTCAGGTATTTGTTTGATGATAATCTTGCTAAATAAGTATATATATGCTAACTTGATATAGTTAAGTGTTTACTCACTCTGTAAAAGTGGCTTATGAAGCACCCCATCTGCCCCCGCTGTGATAGTCCGGAAGCCGTAAAGAGCGGCATCGTAAATGACCGGCAACGCTACCGCTGCAAAAAGTGCGGTTACTATTTCACGGTAAACAAGCTGGGCAAGCACATCGACAGCTACTATGTAACAAAAGCGCTGCAACTCTACATCGAGGGCATTAGCTATCGCGAGATTGAGCGCATTCTGGGGGTGAGCCACGTGTCGGTTATGAACTGGGTGCGCAAGTATAAAATAAAGGCGCCGGAGCAGACAGCCTACCACCCCACCTATAAAATACTGAACCACGGGGAGCTGGTGGAGTACATCAAAAACGGTGGCAACCTGAAAGGTGCCGGTATGATGATCACAGAACTCGGCGACAAATACATGATGATTAAGTGGAAGCGTTTCCGGGAGTAAGGGGGGAGCCATTAACCACCTTCGAAAGCCGCCTGAGTTAAACGTATCGCTTAACCACGTTGCCCCTCACTAACTCCGACTGGCTTAAATTAAGGAGGCCAGTAA includes:
- the hslU gene encoding ATP-dependent protease ATPase subunit HslU; its protein translation is MLDNIASLTPAQIVAELDKYIIGQKDAKRNVAIALRNRWRRMNADKSIQSDIVPNNILMIGATGVGKTEIARRLAKIADAPFTKVEASKFTEVGYVGRDVESMVRDLVEQSVNMVKQKKKEEVKQKAAEMVEDIILDALIPPIQGRSGSPVSTTTDPNSMPDNDYELNERTREKFREKIRNGELEDRKIEIRVSQSAMPGMGVMGPGMDEASMMNIQEMISGMMPKKTKKRKVTIGEARKILLEEEASKLIDMDEVKEEAIFKAENSGVIFIDEIDKVASASNKGGGGPDVSREGVQRDLLPIVEGSTVNTKYGIITTDHILFIAAGAFHVAKPSDLIPELQGRFPIRVELDSLTKDDFYQILKFPKNALTKQYEALLSSEDVELTFNDEALDEIASIAYEVNTEVENIGARRLHTVMSRLLNDILFDVPDKIGANAHILVDRAMVQEKLSGMVKNRDLSQYIL
- a CDS encoding SDR family NAD(P)-dependent oxidoreductase, with product MNAVNIYIITGASKGIGKALAEELLKDDSNHVVGVSRTCSIKHPNYRHQPLDFSDVEAVEHNLQKIFLPYPEAQKLVLVNNAGVLGDIGYVGEDMPNERFEFVFDVNVIVPAMLMNTFLQVYQQQPAKKVVVNVSSGAGKYPVDGWASYCASKAAIDMLSQTVQLEQDNRASNVKVFSLSPGVVDTSMQGQIREIDASRFSTVEKFRQYKANNELASPEEVARKMVHFLHNSDNYKEVIVSVRDMP
- the porQ gene encoding type IX secretion system protein PorQ, whose translation is MKTAALILSILLGFSLTARAQVGGQRGFPFLELPGSAKQAALGGVNVTAGAHDVNMVTANPALLSEEMDGQVSLSYVGYLADIKQSHAVYAFNSEKLGRWAASINYLNYGDFVQRDASGMELGTFNVNDYTLALTHAREMEAFTIGATAKVAVSSIAGNKAVGVLADAGAVFKHPEKDFTVGLAFKNVGYQVKTYDGGERQEMPWDAQLGLTYKPEHMPVRLSLTAHRLYQFDIVYLDPNAPAKLDENGNEVKEEKKLGDKIARHFVVGTEFVFSKNFQLRAGYNHLRRKELRLDNKAGGAGFSLGAMLRVRNFELNYGSAFFHPSGATHYITIATSTRAFLKKKSS
- a CDS encoding transposase-like zinc-binding domain-containing protein, with the protein product MKHPICPRCDSPEAVKSGIVNDRQRYRCKKCGYYFTVNKLGKHIDSYYVTKALQLYIEGISYREIERILGVSHVSVMNWVRKYKIKAPEQTAYHPTYKILNHGELVEYIKNGGNLKGAGMMITELGDKYMMIKWKRFRE